The Nocardia vinacea genome contains the following window.
TGCCGATGCTGCCAACCCCGACGGCCGGACGTTCCGATGATCCGGCCCAGACCGCCGCCGCACTGACGGCCGTGCTGATCGATCCGGGCCGCGGCGCGATCGACGGCGCGCTCAATAATGTCGCCGCGGCGCTTCCCGGTGGCGGACCCAATGTCATCACCCGATCCCAGTGGGGCGCGGACGAATCCATCCGCTGCGAGGAACCCACCTACGACGACCAGCTCGGCGGCCTCACCGTGCACCACACCGCGGGCCGCAACGACTACACCCGTGCCGAATCGGCGGGCATCGTCCGCGCGATCTACACGTATCACGCAAAGACCTTGGGCTGGTGCGATATCGGCTACAACGCACTGGTCGACAAGTACGGCCAAATCTTCGAGGGCCGCTTCGGCGGACTGGATCGCCCGGTGCAGGGCGCGCACGCAGGTGGGTTCAACGAGAACACCTCGGGTGTCGCACTGATGGGCAACTACGAATCCGAGGAACCGTCGGAAGAGGCGATCAATGCGATCGGCCGGTTCATCGGGTGGCGGTCCAAGATCGTGGGCCTGGATCCCAAGGGCTACACCACGATGTATTCCGAGGGCACCGAATTCACCTCGTATGCGCAGGGTGAGGCGGTTCGGCTGCCGGTGGTGTTCGCGCATCGCGACGTCGGCAATACCAGCTGCCCCGGTGACTCCGCCTACGCCGATATGGACCGCATTCGGGATATCGCGGCGGGCATATCGGCACCGGCCGGCACGTCCACCAAGCCGCAACAGCAGGCACAAGCGCCGACAACCCAGCAACCGCAGATGGAGACCGCCCCGCAGACCCAGACCGATATCGCCACGCTGGCCGCACTCACGGCCAAGCTGCTCGGCATGGTGAATCAGAATGCGATCGCCAAGCACTGGGCCGATAAGGGCGGTCCGGATGGCCCGCTCGGCGCGGCAGTGTCGGAGCCGCTGCCCGCTGCGCAGGGGCAGCAGTACGCGAAGTTCGTCAACGGGTACGTCTATACCGGCCCGTACGGTCAGATGTTCGAGGTGATGGGCGCGATCCTGAATCGCTTCCTCGCCCTCGGCGGGGATGCCGGGCTTCTCGGGCTGCCGACCAGCAATAGCTACTCGGTGCCGAACGGGCTGCGAACCGACTTCCAGTACGGCTCACTGATTCTCAACCAGCTGACCGGCATTATCACCACCGTCTGGAAGACCTATAACGACACCTACCAGCAGCAGGTCAACCGCAACCCGGACGGCCAGGTTATCGCGCCAGCTCCCGAAGCAGTCCCGGAACCGGCCAGCTGACCGTAGCGCTCACACCCACCAGCGCTCGAGCACTTGCGCCACACCGTCTTCGGAGTTCGTCGCCGCAATCTCGTCCGCGGCGGCGATCGCCTCCGGATGCGCATTGGCCATCGCGACGCCGTGGCCGACCAGGGTGAGCATCGGAACATCGTTGGGCATATCGCCGAATGCGATGATCGCCGAATGTTCGACGCCGAGGCGTTGGGCGACGATGGCCAGGCCGGACGCCTTCGTGACGCCGGGTGCGGAGAGTTCGATGAGGCCGTGGTCGGTCGAGTAAGTGATATCGGCGCGGTCGCCGATCAGCGGGGCGAGGACCGCGCGCATATCGGCACTGGAGCTACCGCGTAGTCGGACCAGCATCTTGATCGCGGGCGCATCGATGACCTCGGCGCGCGAAACCTCGGTGTCATCCGGATTCAGCCAGGCATGTTCGTATTCCGGTGAGCTCACGAATTGCGGCGTCACCGCGTCGTGCGCACTGGCGCCGACGCGTTCGGCGGCCAGACCACAGCCGGGCAGTGCGCGTTCGGCCAGGTCGGCGATCCAGGCCAGGGTGTCCACGTCCAGGCTCCGGCTGGCGAGGACGCGGTCGGCGGCGCTGTCGTAGATCACCGCACCATTGCCGCAGACGCACAGCGGCGCATAGCCCAGCCCGTCGACCACCGGATCGATCCAGCGTGGCGGGCGTCCGGTGGCAAGTACGAACGGCACCCCGTCGGAGATCAGAGCAGCCACGGCCGCCTTCGTTCGCGCGGTGACCCGCTCGTCGTGATCGATGAGGGTTCCGTCCACATCGGTGGCAACCATCTTCGGCTTGGGCAGGTGCAGGCGCGTCACCTATTCCATCCTGCCGGAAGACCATCTCGGCGAGGTCGCGGCTATCACTGCGATGGCGGTCGCCGCCACGGGGAGTCCTCGGCCTTCATCGTCGGGTCGGACTGCCGTTCAGCCAGATCTGGTGGCGGAGAATCCGGTGCTGCCTGCGGATTCGCTCCCCAATAGGGCTGCGCGCCCGCCTGATCGGTACCTGCTTGCGGATACGGTGGAACATCGGCTGACGGACCGTATTGCGGATAGGGCGGCGGCGGATAGGGCGGCCGCGGATAGGGCGGCCGCGGATAGGGCGGCGGACCGGACGGATACCCAGCCGGTGGCACGGCAGGTCCGGACGGATACCCAGCGGTTGGCACAGCAGGTCCGTACGGATACCTGGCCACCGACGGCGCGGCTACCGGGTTGTAGTTGAGCCAGCGCGTTGTCGGGGGCACGAGGGCGAGCACCGCCGTCGTGATCGGGAAGATCAGCCCGAGCAGACCACCGATGCCGCCGCCGATCTCGGCCGCGCTCCCGCCCGAGGTGGTGTAGTGCAGGGTTACCGCATACCCCGCGATCCCCGCGATCACCACCACCGCGCATCCGGCGACGACGAGCACCCGACCGAGCGGCCGCCTGGTGAACATCATGACCGCACCGACCCCGAGTAGGAACGCCGTGACCACCGCGATCGAACCGACCACCAGCAGATAGGTCTTGATCCAGCTCTGCGAGAACAGGCCGGTCGAGTCGTACTCCGAGAGATCACGGGCCAGGTCGGTGAGCCCGAGCACGATATTGAAACCGCCGCCGAGCAATTGGCCCGCACTGCCGATACTCGCCAGCACCCCGGCCGTGATCGCGGTGCCGCCACCGGGTGCGGGTGCCGGGACCGATGGATAAGGCTCATATTGCGGATAACTCATGAAGTCCCCCTTTGAGCACCGGAAACGCCTGGACACACCGGTCTCCAAAGAATAGAGGACATGCCGATCTCACGCGTGTCACGCACGCTCGCACGCACGTCCTTATGATCAGGGGCTAATACTCGATGCTGGCCCGACCAGCCGTAGGACCAGAGGACTGATGACCGGCTTCCTGCTACGACGCGCGTTCAATTATGTCGTGCTGTTGCTGCTGGCCTCGTTCCTGACGTTCAGTCTGGCGTCGCTGACGTTCACGCCGCTGGACAGTCTCGAACAGCGCAATCCACGTCCGCCGCAGGCGGTGATCGATGCCAAGGCCGAACAGCTGCATCTCAACGAGCCGATCCCACAGCGCTATATCAGCTGGCTGAAGGGCATCCCGCAGGGTGACTTCGGCCAGACGCTGGCCGGGCAGCCGGTCAGTGAGGAACTGCCGCGCCGGGTGCTGGTGAGTCTGCGACTGCTGATCATCGGTTCGATCGTCGGTACGGTGCTCGGGGTTTTGATCGGTGCGGCCGGGGCGATCCGGCAATACAAATTCAGTGATTACTTCACCACGGTCGTCTCCCTGCTGGTGCTGAGCACGCCGGTGTTCCTGCTCGCCACCTTGCTGAAATACGGTGCGCTGGAAGTAAATACGCTCACCGGATCGCAGATCTTCCTCTATACCGGCGAGACCTCGGCGAACAAGATCAACGGTTTCTTCCCGCAATTGCTCGACCGTCTCCAGCATCTGGTGCTGCCGACGGCCGGTCTGGCTCTCGGTGCAATGGCCGGTTACAGCCGCTACCAGCGCAATGCCATGCTCGACGTGCTGCAGAGCGATTTCATCCGCACCGCCCGCGCCAAGGGCCTGACCCGCACCAAGGCGCTCTACAAACACGGCCTGCGGACCGCGCTTATCCCGATGGCGACGCTGTTCGCCTACAGCCTCGGCGGATTGATCACCGGCGCGACCTTCACCGAGAAGATCTTCGGCTGGCACGGCGTCGGGGAATGGCTGGTCAATTCGATCAATGCGCAAGACCTCTACGTTGTCGTCACGGTGACGGCATTCGCCGGTCTTGTCGTGCTGGTGTCGGGTCTGCTCTCCGATGTCGTGTACGCGATTCTCGACCCCAGGGTGCGTGTGTCGTGAGTGAGCGCAGCGAACGAACCATCAACACAGCACGGTCCGGCGTGACGGAGCCGAGCGCTAGCGAGGCGCAGTCATGACCGAAGCCGAAATCATTGTCCAGGGCGCGCCGGAAGTCGCGGCCGCCTCGGGTCGGCGCAGGCTCGTGCTGCGGCGGTTCCTGCGCAACAAGGCCGCCGTCGCAGGCGTGATCGTGCTGCTGCTCCTGGTGTTGGTGGCCTATGTGCTGCCGTACTTCTGGACCTGGGACTATCAGGAACTCGACGGCACGGCGCTGCGCAAACCGCCGTCGGCCAAGCATCCCTTCGGCACCGACGCCATCGGCCACGACGTACTCGCCCAAACCCTGCGAGGTATGCAGAAATCGCTGATCATCGGCTTCTGCGTCGCCATCATCAGCACCACTATCGCGGCGCTGACCGGTTCGATCGCCGGCCTTATCGGCGGTTTCACCGATAAGGCCATCATGTGGCTGGTCGACCTGCTGCTCGTGGTCCCGAGCTTCATCATCGTCGCGCTCTTCGCGCCGAAGACGAAGGGCAGCGGGTCCATCCTGCTGCTGATTCTGCTACTGAGCGTCTTCGGCTGGATGATCAGCGCGCGCATCGTGCGCGGCCTGACCATGAGTCTGCGCGAACGCGAATTCGTCAAGGCCGCACGGTATATGGGCGCGCCGACCAGGACGGTGATCCTGAGTCATATCCTGCCGAATATCGCCTCGATCCTGATCATCGACACCACGCTGTCGGTGGGCGCGTCGATCATGGCCGAAACCGGTTTGAGCTTCCTCGGATTCGGTGTGCAGTCGCCGGATGTCTC
Protein-coding sequences here:
- a CDS encoding N-acetylmuramoyl-L-alanine amidase; the encoded protein is MPYRKPKRSYVLPVVTTLAVAAPLATFTLSDSTDYRSTTGSELAAIPAQLAEVVLTAAPDITLPLRELTGLDLPDLHLSDLRMLPIPESIPVPQGLPLPPGVELPKEIPLPKLDPGQSTPSQSVPGQTVPGQSLPAQTIPGQSLPGQTVPGQSLPGQTIPGQSLPGQTVPGQSLPGQTIPGQSLPGQTVPGQSLPGQTIPGQSLPGQTVPGQSLPGQTVPGQSLPGQTVPGQSLPAQTIPGQSLPGQTVPGQSLPGQTLPTQNIPGQGTPPGQPTQGRSPAAAFIADPTQLEPDVTPDTPALSPGAVPPELLSQVGAQVKELSRDTPFSVVALTAHDLVNTKALVRARQSDGMWGPWYDTEAVDTRRNDQAIGGTTGTEPIYVGNTKSVQILVTRKPAVAAAPRPPVAGDAEGAVPMLPTPTAGRSDDPAQTAAALTAVLIDPGRGAIDGALNNVAAALPGGGPNVITRSQWGADESIRCEEPTYDDQLGGLTVHHTAGRNDYTRAESAGIVRAIYTYHAKTLGWCDIGYNALVDKYGQIFEGRFGGLDRPVQGAHAGGFNENTSGVALMGNYESEEPSEEAINAIGRFIGWRSKIVGLDPKGYTTMYSEGTEFTSYAQGEAVRLPVVFAHRDVGNTSCPGDSAYADMDRIRDIAAGISAPAGTSTKPQQQAQAPTTQQPQMETAPQTQTDIATLAALTAKLLGMVNQNAIAKHWADKGGPDGPLGAAVSEPLPAAQGQQYAKFVNGYVYTGPYGQMFEVMGAILNRFLALGGDAGLLGLPTSNSYSVPNGLRTDFQYGSLILNQLTGIITTVWKTYNDTYQQQVNRNPDGQVIAPAPEAVPEPAS
- a CDS encoding HAD family hydrolase, producing MVATDVDGTLIDHDERVTARTKAAVAALISDGVPFVLATGRPPRWIDPVVDGLGYAPLCVCGNGAVIYDSAADRVLASRSLDVDTLAWIADLAERALPGCGLAAERVGASAHDAVTPQFVSSPEYEHAWLNPDDTEVSRAEVIDAPAIKMLVRLRGSSSADMRAVLAPLIGDRADITYSTDHGLIELSAPGVTKASGLAIVAQRLGVEHSAIIAFGDMPNDVPMLTLVGHGVAMANAHPEAIAAADEIAATNSEDGVAQVLERWWV
- a CDS encoding ABC transporter permease, giving the protein MTGFLLRRAFNYVVLLLLASFLTFSLASLTFTPLDSLEQRNPRPPQAVIDAKAEQLHLNEPIPQRYISWLKGIPQGDFGQTLAGQPVSEELPRRVLVSLRLLIIGSIVGTVLGVLIGAAGAIRQYKFSDYFTTVVSLLVLSTPVFLLATLLKYGALEVNTLTGSQIFLYTGETSANKINGFFPQLLDRLQHLVLPTAGLALGAMAGYSRYQRNAMLDVLQSDFIRTARAKGLTRTKALYKHGLRTALIPMATLFAYSLGGLITGATFTEKIFGWHGVGEWLVNSINAQDLYVVVTVTAFAGLVVLVSGLLSDVVYAILDPRVRVS
- a CDS encoding ABC transporter permease; protein product: MTEAEIIVQGAPEVAAASGRRRLVLRRFLRNKAAVAGVIVLLLLVLVAYVLPYFWTWDYQELDGTALRKPPSAKHPFGTDAIGHDVLAQTLRGMQKSLIIGFCVAIISTTIAALTGSIAGLIGGFTDKAIMWLVDLLLVVPSFIIVALFAPKTKGSGSILLLILLLSVFGWMISARIVRGLTMSLREREFVKAARYMGAPTRTVILSHILPNIASILIIDTTLSVGASIMAETGLSFLGFGVQSPDVSLGTLIASGTASALTFPWLFMFAGGLLIVIVLSANLVGDGLRDAFDPSAKRARSRKKAGSEKKVGA